One stretch of Prionailurus viverrinus isolate Anna chromosome C1, UM_Priviv_1.0, whole genome shotgun sequence DNA includes these proteins:
- the CXCR4 gene encoding C-X-C chemokine receptor type 4, whose product MDGFRIYPSDNYTEDDLGSGDYDSMKEPCFREENAHFNRIFLPTVYSIIFLTGIVGNGLVILVMGYQKKLRSMTDKYRLHLSVADLLFVLTLPFWAVDAVANWYFGKFLCKAVHVIYTVNLYSSVLILAFISLDRYLAIVHATNSQRPRKLLAEKVVYVGVWIPALLLTIPDFIFANVREADGRYICDRFYPSDSWLVVFQFQHIMVGLILPGIVILSCYCIIISKLSHSKGYQKRKALKTTVILILAFFACWLPYYIGISIDSFILLEIIKQGCEFESTVHKWISITEALAFFHCCLNPILYAFLGAKFKTSAQHALTSVSRGSSLKILSKGKRGGHSSVSTESESSSFHSS is encoded by the exons ATGGACGGGTTTCGT ATATACCCTTCAGATAACTACACCGAAGATGACTTGGGCTCAGGCGACTATGACTCCATGAAGGAACCCTGCTTCCGGGAGGAAAATGCACATTTCAACCGTATCTTTCTGCCCACTGTCTACTCCATCATCTTCTTGACTGGCATAGTGGGCAATGGATTGGTCATCCTGGTCATGGGTTACCAGAAGAAACTGAGAAGCATGACAGACAAGTACAGATTGCACCTATCTGTGGCAGACCTCCTCTTTGTCCTCACACTTCCCTTCTGGGCAGTTGATGCTGTGGCAAACTGGTATTTTGGAAAGTTTCTGTGCAAGGCAGTCCATGTCATCTACACAGTCAACCTCTACAGCAGTGTCCTCATCCTGGCCTTCATCAGTCTGGACCGGTACTTGGCTATTGTCCATGCCACCAACAGTCAGAGGCCAAGGAAGCTGTTGGCTGAAAAGGTGGTCTATGTTGGTGTCTGGATACCTGCCCTCCTGTTGACTATTCCTGATTTCATCTTTGCTAATGTCAGAGAGGCAGATGGGAGGTATATCTGTGACCGCTTCTATCCCAGTGACTCGTGGTTGGTGGTATTCCAGTTTCAGCACATCATGGTTGGCCTTATCCTACCAGGTATTGTCATCCTGTCCTGCTATTGCATTATCATCTCCAAGCTCTCCCACTCCAAGGGCTACCAGAAGCGCAAGGCCCTCAAGACCACAGTTATCCTCATTCTGGCTTTCTTTGCCTGCTGGCTCCCCTACTACATAGGGATCAGCATCGATTCCTTCATCCTCCTGGAAATCATCAAGCAAGGATGTGAGTTTGAGAGCACTGTGCACAAGTGGATTTCCATCACCGAGGCCCTAGCCTTTTTCCACTGTTGCCTGAACCCCATCCTCTATGCCTTCCTTGGAGCCAAATTTAAAACCTCTGCCCAGCATGCACTCACCTCTGTGAGCAGAGGGTCTAGCCTCAAGATCCTTTCCAAAGGGAAGCGGGGAGGACATTCTTCTGTTTCAACTGAGTCCGAGTCTTCCAGTTTTCACTCCAGCTAA